Proteins encoded within one genomic window of Bacillus thuringiensis:
- a CDS encoding VOC family protein, which yields MIKGLYEAHLPVRNLEVSIPFYESLGLKLYKRGDDIAFFWIKENESWLGLWEGTEYKVNYHPSLRHIAFQVSLHDLEHAIHWLSQKGISVRKDFGMEPIEPIVFPELAHAAVYFNDPDGNSLELIAQLPVGLPTEEKVYLSEWKKQVQASSLHKD from the coding sequence ATGATTAAAGGTCTTTACGAAGCACATTTACCCGTCCGTAACTTAGAAGTGTCTATACCTTTTTACGAATCACTTGGACTGAAATTATATAAAAGAGGAGATGATATTGCTTTCTTTTGGATTAAAGAAAATGAAAGTTGGCTCGGCCTTTGGGAAGGCACAGAATACAAAGTGAATTATCATCCCTCTTTACGACACATCGCCTTTCAAGTAAGCTTACATGATTTAGAACATGCGATACATTGGCTAAGTCAAAAAGGTATTTCAGTACGAAAAGACTTTGGAATGGAACCAATTGAGCCAATTGTTTTTCCTGAATTAGCACATGCCGCCGTATACTTTAACGACCCTGATGGAAATAGTTTAGAATTGATTGCACAATTACCTGTTGGACTTCCTACAGAAGAGAAAGTGTATTTAAGCGAATGGAAAAAACAAGTTCAAGCATCATCATTACATAAGGATTAA
- a CDS encoding YjcZ family sporulation protein, producing the protein MSYGGSCAGFGGGFALLIVLFILLIIIGCSCWGGGGYGY; encoded by the coding sequence ATGAGCTATGGTGGAAGTTGCGCTGGTTTCGGCGGTGGATTTGCTTTGCTAATCGTACTATTCATCCTTCTAATCATCATCGGATGTAGCTGTTGGGGTGGCGGCGGATACGGGTACTAA
- a CDS encoding aspartyl-phosphate phosphatase Spo0E family protein — MYYNFTSNIMGKGSFSKEMEMGQLQNKIENKKKELIQLVARHGLDHDKVLLFSRDLDILINKFMNVKDKVHK; from the coding sequence TTGTACTATAATTTTACAAGTAATATTATGGGAAAAGGGAGTTTTAGTAAAGAGATGGAGATGGGACAATTACAAAATAAAATAGAAAACAAAAAGAAAGAGCTAATTCAACTTGTTGCTAGACACGGGTTGGATCATGATAAAGTTTTGTTATTTAGCCGAGATTTAGATATACTAATTAATAAGTTTATGAATGTAAAAGATAAAGTACATAAATAA
- the hfq gene encoding RNA chaperone Hfq, with the protein MEHLQEELYKQIKEEKGIVTIFLKSGVRIVGEIVAIDKFTVLMLVDGKQQLIYKQAVSTIMK; encoded by the coding sequence TTGGAACATTTACAAGAAGAGCTGTATAAACAAATAAAAGAAGAAAAAGGTATTGTTACAATCTTTTTAAAGAGTGGCGTTAGAATAGTAGGAGAAATTGTTGCGATAGACAAATTTACTGTTTTAATGTTAGTTGATGGAAAACAACAACTTATTTACAAGCAGGCTGTATCAACAATAATGAAATAA
- a CDS encoding HD domain-containing protein, translating to MEHNILQIIALAEKLKYEMRHSWLSNGRQESVAEHTWRMSLMAILVEPYLDQKVNVEKLLKMVIIHDLVEAEAGDIPAFDTMNSHELQLQKQINEQEAILNIKRTLKGSLGEELYDLWMEFEAKETYEAKVANALDKLEVKIQHNEADIDTWLPIEHKMTFQVAKHTNFDSFLSKLQKLIEQDGEKKLLAAGIDVEACKR from the coding sequence ATGGAACATAACATTTTACAAATCATTGCACTAGCAGAAAAACTAAAATATGAAATGCGGCATAGCTGGCTTTCTAACGGACGTCAAGAAAGCGTTGCTGAACATACGTGGCGCATGTCTCTAATGGCCATTTTAGTTGAGCCTTATTTGGATCAAAAAGTCAATGTTGAAAAATTACTTAAAATGGTTATTATTCACGACCTAGTCGAGGCAGAAGCTGGTGATATTCCTGCTTTTGATACAATGAATAGTCATGAATTACAATTACAAAAACAAATAAATGAGCAAGAAGCAATTTTAAATATTAAACGCACATTAAAAGGTTCTCTCGGTGAGGAATTGTATGATTTATGGATGGAGTTTGAAGCGAAAGAAACGTACGAAGCAAAAGTTGCTAACGCACTTGATAAACTTGAGGTGAAAATTCAGCATAACGAAGCTGATATTGATACGTGGCTACCAATTGAGCACAAAATGACATTCCAAGTAGCAAAGCATACAAACTTTGATTCTTTCCTATCTAAATTACAAAAACTCATCGAGCAAGATGGAGAAAAGAAATTACTAGCTGCCGGCATTGACGTTGAAGCTTGCAAAAGATAA
- a CDS encoding flagellar motor protein MotP: MGDENQGLARPQRRKRKFDISSPVGIIVGFAIVIAAIMLGGGGIKAFKNFLDVSSILIVIGGTTATIVVAYRFGEIKKYTKSIFTVLHRREADLEQLTDLFVDFSKKSKKHGLLSLEVDGEQVDNPFIQKGIRLMLSGYDEDELKEVLMKDIETEVYELRKGAALLDKIGDFAPAWGMIGTLIGLIIMLQNLQDTSQIGTGMAVAMLTTLYGSVLANMIAIPLAEKVYRGIEDLYTEKKFVIEAISELYRGQIPSKLKLKLDTYVYETKIKKVKRAA; encoded by the coding sequence ATGGGAGACGAAAATCAAGGATTAGCTAGACCACAAAGAAGAAAAAGGAAGTTTGACATTTCTAGCCCAGTTGGCATTATAGTGGGTTTTGCCATAGTGATAGCGGCAATTATGCTTGGCGGCGGCGGAATAAAAGCTTTTAAAAACTTTTTAGATGTTTCATCTATTTTAATTGTCATAGGGGGAACAACAGCGACAATTGTTGTGGCATATCGATTTGGAGAAATAAAAAAATACACGAAAAGTATTTTTACTGTTTTACATAGAAGAGAAGCAGATTTAGAACAGTTAACGGATTTGTTCGTTGATTTTTCGAAAAAGTCTAAAAAACATGGCCTGCTTTCTTTAGAAGTTGATGGAGAGCAAGTAGACAATCCTTTTATTCAAAAAGGAATTCGATTAATGTTAAGTGGTTACGATGAAGATGAATTAAAAGAAGTATTAATGAAAGATATTGAAACAGAAGTATATGAGTTAAGAAAAGGAGCAGCGTTATTAGATAAAATTGGCGATTTCGCTCCAGCTTGGGGCATGATAGGGACTTTAATCGGTCTTATCATTATGCTTCAAAACTTGCAAGATACATCGCAAATTGGTACAGGGATGGCAGTTGCAATGTTAACGACATTGTATGGATCAGTACTTGCAAATATGATTGCAATCCCTCTTGCTGAAAAAGTGTATCGTGGTATTGAGGATTTATATACAGAGAAGAAGTTTGTTATTGAAGCAATTTCAGAATTGTATCGTGGACAAATTCCTTCTAAATTAAAGTTAAAACTGGATACATACGTATACGAAACAAAGATAAAAAAAGTAAAACGAGCAGCCTAA
- a CDS encoding OmpA family protein: MIKRPQRGSPRWMTTFTDLTMLLLTFFVLLVATSKQDAVKLSKMLEKFSDVEQVDAKVMENTIPDISHEKNDEKMVSKKRMDELYKKLKAYVDNNGISQVNVYREDTGVSVVIVDNLIFDTGDANVKPEAKEIISQLVGFFQSVPNPIVVEGHTDSRPIHNDKFPSNWELSSARAANMIHHLIEVYNVDDKRLAAVGYADTKPVVPNDSPQNWEKNRRVVIYIKE, from the coding sequence ATGATAAAACGACCGCAAAGGGGATCGCCTCGTTGGATGACAACTTTTACAGATTTAACGATGTTATTATTAACTTTCTTTGTATTACTAGTTGCTACATCAAAGCAGGATGCAGTAAAATTGTCGAAGATGCTTGAAAAGTTTAGTGATGTGGAGCAAGTAGATGCAAAAGTAATGGAAAATACAATACCAGATATTTCACATGAAAAAAATGATGAAAAAATGGTCTCTAAAAAGAGAATGGACGAATTATATAAAAAGTTAAAAGCATATGTAGATAATAACGGTATTAGTCAAGTGAATGTATATCGAGAGGACACAGGGGTAAGTGTCGTTATAGTAGATAATTTAATATTCGATACGGGTGATGCGAACGTTAAACCGGAGGCGAAAGAGATAATAAGCCAATTAGTTGGATTTTTCCAATCGGTACCAAATCCCATTGTTGTAGAAGGACATACAGACAGTAGACCGATTCATAACGACAAATTCCCTTCAAACTGGGAATTATCTTCTGCACGAGCGGCAAATATGATTCATCACTTAATTGAAGTGTATAATGTGGATGATAAAAGGCTAGCTGCGGTAGGATATGCAGATACCAAGCCAGTAGTACCAAATGATTCACCGCAAAATTGGGAAAAAAACCGTCGCGTTGTCATTTATATAAAAGAATAG
- a CDS encoding response regulator, translating into MAHKILVVDDAMFMRTMIKNLLKSNSEFEVIGEAENGVEAIQKYKELQPDIVTLDITMPEMDGLEALKEIIKIDSSAKVVICSAMGQQGMVLDAIKGGAKDFIVKPFQADRVIEALTKVANS; encoded by the coding sequence ATGGCACATAAAATTTTAGTTGTAGACGATGCGATGTTCATGCGAACGATGATTAAAAACTTATTAAAAAGTAATTCTGAATTTGAAGTAATCGGAGAAGCGGAAAATGGAGTGGAGGCAATTCAAAAGTATAAAGAACTTCAACCTGATATTGTTACATTAGATATTACTATGCCAGAAATGGACGGACTTGAAGCATTAAAAGAAATTATTAAAATTGATTCAAGTGCAAAAGTTGTCATTTGTTCTGCAATGGGACAACAAGGTATGGTATTAGATGCAATTAAGGGTGGAGCAAAAGACTTTATTGTAAAGCCATTCCAAGCAGATCGCGTAATCGAAGCTTTAACAAAAGTAGCAAACAGCTAA
- a CDS encoding chemotaxis protein CheA, with amino-acid sequence MQTDLLNIFFEESEEHLQSLNENVLTLEQNPADMDVVGEIFRSAHTFKGMSASMEFTEMADLTHKMENVLDEIRHGNIVVNAEIIDVIFECIDNLEKMVADVQQGGMGNIDVITTKQKLEALLNGNVETPVEYIEQELINNDDAVSHEVHITVEQQAILKAVRAIMCIEALQNVGNVQKTVPSIEEIEADAFGFEFTVFMDTDQSEEELKQVVLHVSEIEKVEVKQGHTSKEVVSEELATQEVVQVATQVESTKEISKQPATPAKSNAKTKNAKVENRSIRVQLEKIERLMNMFEESVIERGRIDELAQRIQNKELIEHLNRLGDISKDIQNVLLNMRMVPIETVFNRFPRMVRMLAKDLGKKIDLQITGEDTEVDKIVIDEIGDPLVHLIRNAIDHGVETVEQRRDAGKNETGTIKLEAFHSGNHVVIQITDDGNGIHKGKVLEKAIKNGVVTESEANKLTDREVFDLIFQPGFSTAEVVSDLSGRGVGLDVVKHTIHSLGGHLIIDSEEGKGSTFRIELPLTLSIIQSMLVQTNDKRYAFPLGNIVEAIRIKREDIQSLQGKDVLNYRNQIIEVKHLSTVFGEKTVDEAFASYDGQMVPVLIVRNTHRSYGLIVNTIIGQREIVLKSLGDFFAESSNYFSGATILGDGRVVLILNPEGL; translated from the coding sequence ATGCAAACAGATCTATTAAATATATTTTTTGAGGAATCAGAAGAACATTTACAATCGCTAAATGAAAATGTGCTAACTTTAGAACAAAATCCTGCCGATATGGATGTTGTGGGAGAAATATTCCGTTCAGCCCATACATTTAAAGGTATGTCAGCGAGTATGGAATTTACAGAAATGGCGGATTTAACGCATAAAATGGAAAACGTTTTAGATGAAATTCGTCATGGGAATATAGTTGTAAATGCTGAGATTATTGATGTGATTTTTGAGTGCATTGATAATTTAGAGAAGATGGTTGCAGATGTGCAACAAGGCGGAATGGGCAATATTGATGTGATTACAACTAAGCAGAAATTAGAAGCATTATTGAATGGCAATGTAGAAACTCCTGTGGAATATATTGAGCAAGAACTTATAAATAATGATGATGCAGTTTCACATGAAGTGCATATAACTGTTGAGCAACAAGCTATTTTAAAAGCAGTACGCGCAATTATGTGTATTGAAGCACTGCAAAATGTAGGTAATGTACAAAAAACAGTTCCAAGTATTGAAGAAATTGAAGCAGATGCTTTCGGGTTTGAGTTCACAGTATTTATGGATACTGATCAAAGTGAAGAAGAATTAAAACAAGTGGTGCTTCATGTTTCTGAAATTGAGAAAGTAGAAGTGAAGCAAGGACATACATCAAAAGAAGTAGTTTCGGAAGAATTGGCTACACAAGAAGTCGTACAAGTGGCTACGCAGGTGGAATCAACTAAAGAAATATCGAAGCAACCTGCTACACCAGCTAAAAGCAATGCGAAGACGAAAAACGCTAAAGTGGAGAATCGTTCAATTCGTGTCCAATTAGAGAAAATCGAAAGATTAATGAATATGTTTGAAGAAAGTGTAATCGAACGTGGGCGCATTGATGAATTGGCACAAAGGATTCAAAATAAGGAGTTAATTGAGCATTTAAATCGATTAGGCGATATTTCAAAAGATATTCAAAATGTACTACTAAACATGCGTATGGTACCAATTGAAACGGTCTTCAATCGTTTCCCACGTATGGTACGTATGTTAGCGAAAGATTTAGGGAAAAAAATCGATTTACAAATTACAGGTGAAGACACTGAAGTTGATAAAATTGTTATTGATGAAATCGGTGATCCACTCGTTCATTTAATCCGTAATGCAATTGATCACGGTGTTGAAACTGTTGAACAACGTCGTGATGCAGGTAAAAATGAGACAGGTACGATTAAATTAGAAGCATTCCATAGTGGAAATCATGTTGTAATTCAAATTACGGATGACGGAAACGGTATTCATAAAGGAAAAGTATTAGAAAAAGCGATTAAAAATGGTGTTGTAACAGAATCTGAGGCAAATAAATTAACGGACCGTGAAGTATTTGATTTAATCTTCCAACCAGGATTTAGTACAGCTGAAGTTGTATCAGACCTTTCTGGGCGTGGCGTTGGATTAGATGTAGTGAAACATACGATCCATAGTTTAGGTGGACATTTAATTATTGATTCTGAAGAAGGAAAAGGTAGTACATTTAGAATTGAACTTCCATTAACGTTGTCAATTATTCAATCTATGCTTGTTCAAACGAATGATAAACGTTATGCTTTCCCTCTTGGTAATATTGTTGAAGCAATTCGGATTAAGAGAGAAGACATCCAATCCTTACAAGGAAAAGATGTGTTAAATTACCGTAATCAAATTATTGAAGTGAAGCATTTAAGTACTGTATTTGGTGAGAAAACAGTAGATGAGGCGTTTGCGTCATATGATGGTCAAATGGTTCCTGTGTTAATTGTTCGTAATACACATCGCAGCTATGGACTTATTGTAAACACAATTATCGGTCAAAGAGAAATCGTCTTAAAGTCATTAGGTGACTTCTTTGCAGAGAGTTCTAATTATTTCTCTGGTGCGACAATTCTCGGTGATGGACGAGTGGTCCTCATTTTAAACCCAGAAGGTTTATAA
- a CDS encoding flagellar motor switch protein gives MPEQHTKGDTSTIVLEKENEHLTPQECDILGEIANISFGSASTVLSTILNRQVSITAPRIELVDLYDSSDVEVPHVVLNIHFTKGLDMENLLVLKQDVALSIADLMMMGTGEVEDGKELGELELSAVQEAMNQMMGFAATSMSEFFQDTVDMSPPTIKVVKLSEEMEKISEIDGNQTIVKVSFDLKIDNLVNSKLVQIVSVEHAKQMVNKLMQLSGGVEEKDEPAEVVETEIVEEQVEKEHLTQEEKDVLGEIANISIGSASTVLSTLLNQPVTISTPNVESINVRHYDGVPVPFVILNVDFVEGLKNENVFVFTKDVALTMVDLMMMGTGEVDPEKELSELELSGIKEIMNQMMGHAATAMSEMFQEKMDMTPPNVKFVTLKEEMEYLGESMKVDELVQITFNLEIGDLLQSKMYQILPISEAKEMVRRLLYPMVEEEEEIVTEEIEEEKIVEPVVQPIEFKEVKQMEPVYMDTSILQNVEMNVKFVFGSTVKTIQDILSLQENEAVVLDEDIDEPIRIYVNDVLVAYGELVNVDGFFGVKVTKSL, from the coding sequence ATGCCTGAGCAACACACAAAAGGGGATACGAGCACAATTGTGCTAGAAAAAGAAAATGAGCATTTAACGCCTCAAGAATGCGATATTCTTGGCGAAATTGCAAATATATCATTTGGTTCAGCTTCGACTGTATTATCAACAATCTTAAATAGGCAAGTAAGCATTACTGCTCCTCGCATAGAATTGGTAGATTTATATGATTCAAGCGACGTCGAAGTTCCACACGTTGTATTAAACATTCATTTTACAAAAGGATTAGATATGGAAAACCTTCTTGTCCTTAAGCAAGATGTTGCATTATCCATTGCTGATTTAATGATGATGGGAACAGGTGAAGTGGAAGACGGAAAAGAACTTGGTGAATTAGAGCTAAGTGCTGTACAAGAAGCGATGAATCAAATGATGGGGTTCGCAGCTACATCTATGTCAGAATTCTTTCAAGATACAGTAGATATGTCTCCGCCGACAATTAAAGTTGTAAAGTTATCAGAAGAAATGGAGAAAATTTCTGAGATTGATGGGAATCAAACGATTGTTAAAGTATCGTTTGATTTAAAGATAGATAATCTTGTAAACTCTAAACTTGTGCAAATTGTTTCAGTTGAACATGCGAAACAAATGGTAAATAAATTAATGCAATTATCTGGTGGAGTAGAAGAAAAAGATGAGCCAGCAGAAGTAGTGGAAACTGAGATTGTAGAAGAACAAGTTGAAAAAGAGCATTTAACACAAGAAGAGAAAGATGTCCTTGGTGAAATTGCAAATATTTCAATTGGTTCAGCTTCAACAGTATTGTCAACACTATTAAATCAGCCAGTTACAATTAGTACGCCCAATGTAGAATCAATCAATGTTCGTCATTATGACGGAGTGCCAGTCCCGTTTGTTATTTTAAATGTTGATTTTGTTGAAGGACTAAAGAATGAGAATGTATTCGTATTTACGAAAGATGTCGCTTTAACAATGGTAGATTTAATGATGATGGGAACAGGGGAAGTTGATCCAGAGAAGGAGCTTAGTGAATTAGAACTGAGCGGTATTAAAGAAATCATGAACCAAATGATGGGGCATGCTGCGACGGCGATGTCAGAAATGTTTCAAGAAAAAATGGACATGACACCGCCAAATGTTAAATTTGTAACCTTAAAAGAAGAAATGGAATATTTGGGAGAGTCAATGAAAGTGGACGAACTCGTTCAAATTACGTTCAACCTTGAAATTGGCGACCTGCTTCAATCGAAAATGTATCAAATTTTACCGATTTCAGAAGCGAAAGAAATGGTAAGAAGACTTCTATATCCAATGGTGGAAGAGGAAGAAGAGATTGTTACAGAAGAAATTGAAGAAGAAAAAATTGTAGAACCTGTTGTGCAACCTATTGAATTTAAAGAAGTAAAACAAATGGAACCAGTATACATGGACACATCCATCCTACAAAATGTAGAGATGAACGTGAAATTTGTATTTGGAAGCACAGTGAAAACAATTCAAGATATTTTAAGTTTACAAGAGAATGAAGCAGTTGTACTAGATGAGGATATTGACGAACCAATTCGTATTTATGTAAATGATGTATTGGTGGCGTATGGTGAACTTGTAAATGTAGATGGATTTTTCGGAGTAAAAGTGACGAAATCGCTATAA
- the cheR gene encoding protein-glutamate O-methyltransferase CheR, whose protein sequence is MIIEQDYDHFIASFKQQFNMDIASYKQDRMRRRIDAFISRKGFVNYTSFLSNLRTDQKLFLSFIDYITINVSEFFRNKERWQTLESKALPKLLEQNNGKLKVWSAACAAGEEPYTLSLILSKHLAPYRFEIQATDLDFHILETAKRGQYTERSLKELPADLKERHFTKENDIYSLHQNIKQNVTFKQHDLLMQSFDTNYDLIICRNVMIYFTEEARVKLYEKFSRALRKGGVLFVGSTEQILTPERYNLQRFDTFFYEKI, encoded by the coding sequence ATGATAATTGAACAAGATTATGATCATTTTATCGCGAGTTTTAAACAACAATTCAATATGGATATCGCTTCATATAAACAAGATAGAATGCGTCGTAGAATCGATGCTTTTATTTCGAGAAAGGGCTTTGTAAACTACACTAGTTTTCTAAGCAATTTACGTACCGATCAAAAGTTATTTTTAAGTTTTATTGACTATATTACAATTAACGTTTCAGAGTTTTTTAGAAATAAAGAACGTTGGCAAACGTTAGAATCTAAAGCACTACCAAAATTACTCGAACAAAATAACGGAAAATTAAAAGTATGGAGTGCCGCTTGCGCTGCCGGTGAAGAACCATATACACTCTCTTTAATTTTATCGAAGCACCTAGCTCCATATCGTTTTGAAATACAAGCAACAGATCTTGATTTTCACATTTTAGAAACTGCAAAACGCGGTCAATATACAGAACGGTCTTTAAAAGAATTACCTGCCGATTTAAAAGAGCGTCATTTCACAAAAGAGAATGATATATATTCATTGCATCAAAACATTAAACAAAACGTGACGTTCAAACAGCACGATCTTTTAATGCAGTCGTTTGATACAAATTATGACTTAATCATTTGTCGTAATGTAATGATTTACTTTACTGAAGAAGCAAGGGTAAAACTTTACGAAAAATTTAGTCGCGCTTTACGAAAAGGCGGCGTACTATTTGTTGGTAGTACTGAACAAATTTTAACACCCGAACGTTATAATCTTCAGCGATTTGATACATTCTTTTACGAAAAAATATAA
- a CDS encoding flagellar motor switch protein FliG, with protein sequence MNIFLCGSNQLTALDQEEIKKFLTDYAHKHKIYILCYKSIENEVLRFFVENERLAQNLCLYTLQPLQAVTDEFQEIVDYLKKHGAEYVAFDHPSDSIYRSDYMFFVKQIIEDTDLVLCFYNGDKHTSVIPVDVAKEAGIDAVIYDLPGLHEKQMKKNFEQKIRMM encoded by the coding sequence ATGAATATTTTTCTTTGTGGTTCAAATCAATTAACAGCATTAGATCAAGAAGAAATAAAAAAATTTTTAACTGACTATGCTCACAAACATAAAATTTACATATTATGTTATAAATCTATCGAAAATGAGGTACTTCGCTTTTTCGTCGAAAACGAACGACTCGCTCAAAATTTATGCCTTTACACGCTACAACCGTTACAAGCAGTAACAGATGAATTTCAAGAAATCGTTGATTATTTAAAAAAACACGGAGCCGAGTATGTCGCTTTTGATCATCCTTCCGACTCCATTTACCGATCAGATTATATGTTTTTTGTAAAACAAATAATCGAAGATACCGATTTAGTTCTCTGTTTTTATAATGGGGACAAGCATACATCTGTCATTCCCGTTGACGTTGCAAAAGAAGCAGGAATTGATGCTGTTATTTATGATTTACCAGGTTTACATGAAAAACAGATGAAAAAAAACTTTGAACAAAAAATCCGTATGATGTAA
- a CDS encoding YaaR family protein — protein MLRSISHNPILSHIPPATQMPKEANVRTGLAFSDNLHADPKKDKLLEQMEAFVDNIGEIKEKIEMELTLDNVMEYKNTVKSFLNFYVDNVLQYKDVMSRHPRYGYSQKMTIVKQAEMGLNELEDVMNLINTKTGHLEMLNQIGEIHGLIVNLVL, from the coding sequence ATGCTACGTTCGATCTCGCATAATCCAATTTTATCGCATATACCGCCTGCTACTCAAATGCCGAAAGAAGCAAATGTCAGGACAGGACTTGCATTTTCGGATAATTTGCATGCAGATCCGAAAAAAGATAAATTGCTAGAACAAATGGAAGCATTTGTTGATAACATTGGAGAAATTAAAGAGAAAATTGAAATGGAATTAACGCTTGATAATGTAATGGAATACAAAAATACAGTAAAATCATTTTTGAATTTTTACGTAGATAATGTATTGCAATATAAAGATGTCATGTCACGTCATCCACGTTATGGCTATTCACAGAAAATGACGATTGTGAAACAGGCGGAAATGGGATTAAATGAGTTAGAAGATGTTATGAATTTAATTAATACGAAAACGGGACATTTAGAAATGTTAAATCAGATTGGAGAAATCCACGGTTTAATTGTAAATTTAGTCTTGTAA